The Gossypium hirsutum isolate 1008001.06 chromosome D06, Gossypium_hirsutum_v2.1, whole genome shotgun sequence genome contains the following window.
TAAATTGCAGATTAATCCAGAAGATCCATCGCTTAGAAATATGTCTCAAGGGGACTCAGATCTTGAATCCATCCAGTTTCAAAGTGGTAAAATTTCTTTGCACAAgcatttttctaagtttctgttttttatatatataatgaaaatttgatgatatTTCCTTGCTCGGGGTTTACTTTTGCAGATTGTTTAAGAAATAATTCCGATGATTCAGATGCTAGGGCAGGGTCTACCGGTGGCTCCTTTTATTATCATGGGAATTTAGAACTCTCTGCACATGATTGTTCACCGGTTCAAACATCCTCTGCAAGTTTTAAAGAGTGGTCTGCAATTTGTCAAGGGACATCCTACAGAGAGAGAGTTGAGATTCCCAGCTGTAGTACAGCATCTAGTTTTTCTGAGATAGATGGCAACCATGCGTTAGATCATGGAGATAATTTAAGATTTGAACTTGTGGATGATAAAACTAGTTCATTGTTCATGAATACTAAAGAGGAGTTTGGCTACAAAAGTACGTTACCCACTTGCTACTTCAATCTAAACATTGTCATTAGTTGtgcattttgaaatttttgcttCCTATTGCTGTGCCCGAGTTTTTTAGTGGAAATGCTGACTCTTGTTTTCTGAATATTCAGATGCTTTGCACAGCCCTGTTGATGAGAATACAAACTTAATATTTGATCAGTATGATCCCTGTTCAGTTATAAGTTGTTACATGAATGGAGATGATGCATATTTTGCTGATTCCTCAATGCAACACTCGCCTGGTTCCCTAAATTTTACGTTTGAAGAAAGTAAGGAGGGTGAAGTTGTGGAATTTCCCACTGAGAGTGCATGCTCCAGTAGTAGGATAATATTCAATTCTCAGGGTGAGATTGATTTCTCTGATGTAAAGAAACTTCATTTTGAAGGTGAAGGGAATGGACATGTTTTACCAGCCTATGGAAAATTTTCATACACTGCCAATGATGGACTCTTTGATGACAAAGGTTCGCTGCAGCCATTCACTCATTCTAAACCTTGCATTTTAAATAACAAACAAGCAGTTTATGGAAAGAATGAAGATAACGAACTGATCACATCTGGCAATATTTTCTCCCATTCTGCTGAATCTTTAGATGAAGCTAGCTGGAGAAAGTCTACTAACAGGGTTGCTGAGTCATTATCTCTTGACGAAGCCTCAAAGCAGTCATCTGATATTTATCCTTCTGTATCAAATCAGGATTTTATGGTTAATGGCAAGGATGCTCATTATTACAATCATGACATTAATCTAAATGTTAGTAGTCAATCTTTCTTCAGTGAGGGACATTTAAATTTAACTTCCCCAGAGAACTATTTTTCCAGTGCATACCCAATTAGTTCAACCAAGATGCAGTTAAGTTGTTTTCAGGATGAAAGAGAGAATAAGTTTATTCCTTCAAGGAGTATGGGTCTTTCAAAAGTCAGTCCTGAATCTATTCATAGCAATTCATCAGATTGCAGATCCCATGTTGATGATGACCCTGATATATGCATTCTTGAAGACATTAGTCAACCTGCCTGGTCAAACCAATCTCTGGTGCTTGTGAAGAAGACTTCAAGTTTGCCGAATACTACATCTAGTACTCAGCTTCATAACCCAGGAATAGGGGGTATCAGGCTCAAGGGAAACGATGAACAGTTAATTTTTCGTGTTGCATTGCAGGTTAGTGCTACTTGTTTGAGATTGCACTGTTTCTTGCTTTTATGGATTGGTGAATCAAAAGAATTTGGTTAAATTTCTGGGGATTTCGACCATTACAGTGCTCTTTGCATAACTGGCTAAGAAGAAACTGTCCTTGGCTTATTTTGTGTTATATCTTTATTTAGTTATGTGTTATCTTTTACCTGAAGAAAAATTGTCATCTTTTAGGCAGTGGTTGAATGAAATAGTGCCCCTAATGTTTTACTGGTCTCTTCGAAAGAATTCTACTTCCTAAACATGCGAACTTATTGTCTCTGACTGctaaaaatgttaattattatCTGTTATATAGTGGCTAAATATAATAGGGTCTTAATGATATGCCAGTCAGTTTGATGGAACCATGATTTGATAAATACTTCCAAAACTTCAAAATGTTCTCTTTGATATCTTCTTTCTGGTGTTTTGGCCTAAAGGAAAAATAATGCTTTGGAAGAGAGTGAACTGAAAGGCTTGATAAAAGATGATTGTGGTTCTTTCCATTATCAAACCTGTTTAATGAGGGTGTGATCAAGAGAGAAGTATTTTCTTTAGAAGGATTTGTTTTAAAGAGATTATTCTTAAGACTTTCCTCTTTTTGGTTTCTGCCACACTACTGTTTTGCTTGCTATTATTTCAAAGGGACTTGCCTTTGGCCTGAGGAGCTTTTGAATGAAGTACTGCTGCGTAAACTGTTATAATATGTAATGAAAAAATTTGACAAACAAAACTAGTTTAGAGTATCTCAAAATACTTCTTGGGTTAATTCATCTCTGCATAAAATTGGATTTTGCAGTGTAGATTTCCAGATGAAAATGGTTTGCAGGATAGATGTTTAGGCTACTTTAATGCTTCTGTGTGAGTAAAGCATTGATGTTGCCTTGTTTCTGATCTATATTTGTGGCCGCTTTGATCAGAATCAATGTTATATGTAATGTTTATGGCTTTATGtttacctaattaataaaattggTGCCTCACAGGGCCTTTCTCAGCCAAAATCTGAAGCTAGTCCTCCGGATGGTGTTTTGGCAGTACCTCTTCTACGCCATCAGGTCTGAATTGTTCCACATCAtatgttttctttattatttactttgtGAATGTTGAGCTTCTGTGAAGTTTTGAACTTCAGAGTTGGGAATTGGTATTTGCATAAGGTGAAAATGGCTCCAGTTGAAGATTTCATTTTAAAAGGACATTTAAATATGGTTTTTGAATTTGAATGCCTACAGTGGGCATGACTTGTTTGCTGGAAAGAATGAGCATGGCTAAAAAATACTTATCAGGACCAAGTTGGATAAAAGTGGACTTAAAAAAAGTAGTTAATGTGGTGATTGTTTTCTAACCTCATTTCCTGAGAGGTGCAATGTCAATTTTTGAgacttctcttttattttcttttagtgTTAGATATTTCCTTACCATTCATAGATGCAGTCGAAGAAGAAATCTTAGACAAAgaacttttgttattttgttgtaGTTTAATTTAAGGTACTGTGCTATTTATTAATTATGGTGTTATTGTTTCAAAAATTGTTCTTTACATGTTGCTTTTCTGACTTTTGTATGCTTGCATAGCGAATTCCAAGCTTCTCTTGTGTGTTCATTTATGAGTGTTATGAATCTAGTCCAATTCTTTCTGAATTAATCCTTGGGCAGAGAATTGCTTTGTCATGGATGACCCAGAAGGAGAAAACTGGCTTACACTGTATGGGAGGAATTCTTGCAGATGATCAGGTCAGTTCCATTTTTGAGGCTGCCATACGCTTGTTGATAACTAGTgaatcatgttttcatatatattatttcttgCAGGGATTAGGAAAGACTGTGTCAACAATTGCACTTATTCTTAATGAAAGGCCTTCATCTTCTAAAGCATCCTCTCAAGATGTGAGAAAGGTTGAGTTGGAAACACTAAATTTGGATGATGATGAAGAGATGAAGCAAGATTCTGATAACAGTCATGTCATGTCAAATGGTGCTTCAAAGAAAAGCTCTTCTCCATCAGGGCAAGCAAAGGGAAGGCCAGCTGCTGGAACACTCATTGTATGTCCCACAAGTGTATTGCGGCAATGGGCAGATGAGTTACACAATAAGGTGACGAAAGAAGCTAATCTCTCCTTTCTAGTGTACCATGGAAGCAACAGGACAAGGGATCCTTTAGAGTTGGCAAAGTATGATGTTGTCCTTACTACATATTCAATTGTTAGCATGGAGGTCCCAAAACAACCTCCTGCTCAAGGAGATGATGATGAGAAAGGGAAGTTGGAAGGTGACCGTGCTTCTTCTCTGGATTTTCCACCAAGCAGGAAAAGGAAATACCCGCCTAGTTCTAATAAAAAAGGAGCGAAGCACAAGGAGGTTGACGATTTGCTTCTTGATTCTGCTGCTCGACCTCTTGCAAAAGTTGGATGGTTTAGAATTGTTCTGGATGAGGCCCAAAGCattaaaaaccataaaactcaagtTGCTAGGGCCTGTTGGGGCCTTCGTGCTAAACGAAGATGGTGTTTGTCTGGGACTCCAATTCAAAATGCCATTGACGACCTTTATAGCTACTTCAGATTTCTGAGATATGACCCATATGCTGCTTACAAATATTTCTGTTCTTCCATAAAGATCCCGATTGCTAAAAATCCAGCGAAAGGCTATCCAAAATTGCAAGCTATCTTGCAAACAATAATGTTACGCCGCACGAAAGGTACTAGCTGTTTCTTTAGTTTAAGTTGGTCGTGCAGTGAAAATGTGATTCTACTGTTATTTGCATGCAACTAATTGCaatcacttattttaatttttttgtgttcTTTTTGCAGCTACACTTCTTGATGGGGAACCAATTATTAACTTGCCACCTAAAATGATAGAACTGAGAAAGGTGGAATTCACAAAGGCGGAACGTGACTTCTATTCCAGACTGGAGTCTGATTCACGTGCTCAGTTTAAAGTACGGTTTTTCTTAGTCTAACTAAATTTAGATATCCACTGTATATCGTATACCTTTCTTTGTAGCTTTACAGGATATACCTAATGGTATGAATTGTTTATGTGGTTTTATTATGCTTCTATTACGTTCTGTTTTTATTTGCTAATTTTTGAAATCTTTATCAGGAGTATGCAGCTGCAGGGACTGTCAAACAGAACTATGTGAATATCTTGTTGATGCTTTTGCGGCTTCGCCAAGCCTGTGATCATCCTCTTCTGGTCAGAGGTTTTGATTCAAACTCTTCATGGAAATTGTCAATTGAGACTGCAAAGAAGCTTCCTCAGGAAAAGCTAACATTTCTTTTAAGTTGTTTATCATCTTTGGAACTCTGTGGCATCTGCAATGTATGTGGTTCTTTCGGCTTGTTCCTTTAGTTCGTTTTCATCTACTTTAATAACAGCTTCTCTTTTACagtattttgattatttattgcCTAGGCATGTTTCATTCAACTAGGAACAAATAAGGATTTTAGGAACAATTAGGAACAATACCACTTTAAAGGATTTGAGTGATCACATAAGGATTCATTCAATTAGGATTAGATGAAATAATTGTTTGCGTATGTTTAAATGCTTCAGCTTGGGGTATGCTGAAGGATCATATTGTGCTTTATGGTGGCTTGTTTTGCCTTTCATGGCTAAGTACCAGAATCATCTATTTGGCATAATTTCTCctcttagttttttattttttattattcttcaACTTTTTAAGTTTTAATCTTCCGTTCTGACATCCATGCTTATGTTTTGTAGGATCCACCAGAAGATGCTGTTGTCACCATCTGTGGTCATGTTTTCTGCAACCAATGCATCTCTGAACATCTTACTGGTGATGACAAGCAGTGTCCCACCAAAAATTGCAAAGGTCAATTAAGTGCGTCTTCAGTGTTTTCGAATACCTCTTTAAACAGTTCTCTCTCTGAGCAGCCTGGTGAGGATAAGTCTCTTGATTGTTCTGGTTCAAAAGTTGTTGAGGTAATTGGGCCTTGTTCTGAGGATAGTTTGAATGATTCTTCCAAAATTAAAGCTGCCCTTGATGTCCTTAAATCACTAGCTAAACCTCAAGATAATAGATTAAGGACTAGTGGCTGCCCAGAAGGTTCCTCTGATCTCCAGTCTCCGGATTCACTAAATGGCCTTCCAGATGGAAAGGATCTGGTTATGGGTGCAAGTTCGAATGATTCCAGTAAGGCACCTGGGGAGAAAGCTATAGTGTTTTCCCAGTGGACAAGGATGTTGGATTTATTTGAAGCCTGTCTTAAAAGTTCTTCCATCCAATACAGAAGACTTGATGGAACTATGTCAGTTGCTGCTAGAGATAAAGCAGTGAAAGATTTCAACACCCTACCAGAGGTTTCAATGATTTCTATTCTTCTTTTACCTCTATTATTTTGTACCTTATCATAGAGAGTGTGATATTCTGGTGTTCAGCAAATCTGCTTAATCATGAAATTCATTCCTTTCGCTTGTAGGTATCTGTTATGATTATGTCCTTAAAAGCTGCCAGTCTTGGGCTGAACATGGTTGCAGCTTGCCATGTACTTCTGCTTGATCTTTGGTGGAACCCTACAACTGAGGACCAGGCAATTGATAGGGCACATCGAATTGGGCAGACTCGGCCTGTAACTGTTTTACGATTAACTGTGAAAGATACAGTTGAGGATCGTATTTTGGCTCTTCAGGTAAGCTTTTCCCCACCTATGCAGTCACAATGGTCTGCTTTTCTCTTCGTGTTTAATTCCATAGCTTTATCAAGCTGAAGAGTGTATTTGATGCTGATATGGTTGCTTGGTGCATAGAAAAGAATTGATGTATCTG
Protein-coding sequences here:
- the LOC107900630 gene encoding helicase-like transcription factor CHR28 isoform X2 — protein: MLMMGEDNRNDSFGILSSGDLSADYKFDDFVGDGMCIDLDSINRILEENSDPPQINPEDPSLRNMSQGDSDLESIQFQSDCLRNNSDDSDARAGSTGGSFYYHGNLELSAHDCSPVQTSSASFKEWSAICQGTSYRERVEIPSCSTASSFSEIDGNHALDHGDNLRFELVDDKTSSLFMNTKEEFGYKNALHSPVDENTNLIFDQYDPCSVISCYMNGDDAYFADSSMQHSPGSLNFTFEESKEGEVVEFPTESACSSSRIIFNSQGEIDFSDVKKLHFEGEGNGHVLPAYGKFSYTANDGLFDDKDEASWRKSTNRVAESLSLDEASKQSSDIYPSVSNQDFMVNGKDAHYYNHDINLNVSSQSFFSEGHLNLTSPENYFSSAYPISSTKMQLSCFQDERENKFIPSRSMGLSKVSPESIHSNSSDCRSHVDDDPDICILEDISQPAWSNQSLVLVKKTSSLPNTTSSTQLHNPGIGGIRLKGNDEQLIFRVALQGLSQPKSEASPPDGVLAVPLLRHQRIALSWMTQKEKTGLHCMGGILADDQGLGKTVSTIALILNERPSSSKASSQDVRKVELETLNLDDDEEMKQDSDNSHVMSNGASKKSSSPSGQAKGRPAAGTLIVCPTSVLRQWADELHNKVTKEANLSFLVYHGSNRTRDPLELAKYDVVLTTYSIVSMEVPKQPPAQGDDDEKGKLEGDRASSLDFPPSRKRKYPPSSNKKGAKHKEVDDLLLDSAARPLAKVGWFRIVLDEAQSIKNHKTQVARACWGLRAKRRWCLSGTPIQNAIDDLYSYFRFLRYDPYAAYKYFCSSIKIPIAKNPAKGYPKLQAILQTIMLRRTKATLLDGEPIINLPPKMIELRKVEFTKAERDFYSRLESDSRAQFKEYAAAGTVKQNYVNILLMLLRLRQACDHPLLVRGFDSNSSWKLSIETAKKLPQEKLTFLLSCLSSLELCGICNDPPEDAVVTICGHVFCNQCISEHLTGDDKQCPTKNCKGQLSASSVFSNTSLNSSLSEQPGEDKSLDCSGSKVVEVIGPCSEDSLNDSSKIKAALDVLKSLAKPQDNRLRTSGCPEGSSDLQSPDSLNGLPDGKDLVMGASSNDSSKAPGEKAIVFSQWTRMLDLFEACLKSSSIQYRRLDGTMSVAARDKAVKDFNTLPEVSVMIMSLKAASLGLNMVAACHVLLLDLWWNPTTEDQAIDRAHRIGQTRPVTVLRLTVKDTVEDRILALQQKKRKMVASAFGEDETGGRQTRLTVEDLEYLFMA
- the LOC107900630 gene encoding helicase-like transcription factor CHR28 isoform X1, with the translated sequence MLMMGEDNRNDSFGILSSGDLSADYKFDDFVGDGMCIDLDSINRILEENSDPPQINPEDPSLRNMSQGDSDLESIQFQSDCLRNNSDDSDARAGSTGGSFYYHGNLELSAHDCSPVQTSSASFKEWSAICQGTSYRERVEIPSCSTASSFSEIDGNHALDHGDNLRFELVDDKTSSLFMNTKEEFGYKNALHSPVDENTNLIFDQYDPCSVISCYMNGDDAYFADSSMQHSPGSLNFTFEESKEGEVVEFPTESACSSSRIIFNSQGEIDFSDVKKLHFEGEGNGHVLPAYGKFSYTANDGLFDDKGSLQPFTHSKPCILNNKQAVYGKNEDNELITSGNIFSHSAESLDEASWRKSTNRVAESLSLDEASKQSSDIYPSVSNQDFMVNGKDAHYYNHDINLNVSSQSFFSEGHLNLTSPENYFSSAYPISSTKMQLSCFQDERENKFIPSRSMGLSKVSPESIHSNSSDCRSHVDDDPDICILEDISQPAWSNQSLVLVKKTSSLPNTTSSTQLHNPGIGGIRLKGNDEQLIFRVALQGLSQPKSEASPPDGVLAVPLLRHQRIALSWMTQKEKTGLHCMGGILADDQGLGKTVSTIALILNERPSSSKASSQDVRKVELETLNLDDDEEMKQDSDNSHVMSNGASKKSSSPSGQAKGRPAAGTLIVCPTSVLRQWADELHNKVTKEANLSFLVYHGSNRTRDPLELAKYDVVLTTYSIVSMEVPKQPPAQGDDDEKGKLEGDRASSLDFPPSRKRKYPPSSNKKGAKHKEVDDLLLDSAARPLAKVGWFRIVLDEAQSIKNHKTQVARACWGLRAKRRWCLSGTPIQNAIDDLYSYFRFLRYDPYAAYKYFCSSIKIPIAKNPAKGYPKLQAILQTIMLRRTKATLLDGEPIINLPPKMIELRKVEFTKAERDFYSRLESDSRAQFKEYAAAGTVKQNYVNILLMLLRLRQACDHPLLVRGFDSNSSWKLSIETAKKLPQEKLTFLLSCLSSLELCGICNDPPEDAVVTICGHVFCNQCISEHLTGDDKQCPTKNCKGQLSASSVFSNTSLNSSLSEQPGEDKSLDCSGSKVVEVIGPCSEDSLNDSSKIKAALDVLKSLAKPQDNRLRTSGCPEGSSDLQSPDSLNGLPDGKDLVMGASSNDSSKAPGEKAIVFSQWTRMLDLFEACLKSSSIQYRRLDGTMSVAARDKAVKDFNTLPEVSVMIMSLKAASLGLNMVAACHVLLLDLWWNPTTEDQAIDRAHRIGQTRPVTVLRLTVKDTVEDRILALQQKKRKMVASAFGEDETGGRQTRLTVEDLEYLFMA